A single region of the Moorena sp. SIOASIH genome encodes:
- a CDS encoding XisI protein, whose translation METTNQRLEQWRETLENILKYYANLPYRYGDVTTSVIISSERNHFMLLDEGWENHRRVYGTIVHAQIRDGKIWIHYDGIEDGITDELVASGVPKDRIVLAFHPPEIREHTGYGVA comes from the coding sequence ATGGAAACCACCAATCAACGTTTAGAGCAATGGCGTGAAACCCTAGAAAATATTTTAAAGTATTACGCCAATCTTCCTTACCGTTATGGTGATGTGACAACCTCTGTAATTATCAGTAGCGAACGCAATCATTTTATGCTGCTCGATGAAGGCTGGGAAAATCATCGCCGTGTATATGGTACCATTGTTCATGCTCAAATCCGCGATGGTAAAATCTGGATTCACTACGACGGTATTGAAGATGGTATCACGGATGAATTGGTTGCTTCAGGAGTACCGAAGGATAGGATTGTTCTTGCTTTTCATCCCCCTGAGATTCGTGAACATACTGGGTATGGGGTTGCATAG
- a CDS encoding DUF433 domain-containing protein: MTIKQLETQLLALSPTEKTEAIHLLAHSLNQNWRGITKTRNVCGGDACIARTRIPVWVLVNARNLGISESQLLYDYPTLTAIDLANAWIYAQVNPEEVATAIQDNEAY; this comes from the coding sequence ATGACTATCAAACAACTAGAAACCCAATTACTTGCTCTATCTCCCACAGAGAAAACAGAAGCAATTCACCTTTTAGCCCATAGTTTGAACCAAAACTGGCGTGGCATAACCAAAACCAGAAACGTTTGTGGTGGTGATGCTTGTATTGCTAGAACTCGTATTCCTGTTTGGGTATTGGTAAATGCCCGTAATCTAGGCATTAGCGAGTCTCAACTACTATATGACTATCCCACATTAACAGCAATTGATTTAGCGAATGCTTGGATCTATGCCCAAGTTAATCCTGAGGAAGTTGCCACTGCAATCCAAGACAATGAGGCATATTAA
- a CDS encoding transposase, producing MLVMEFKAVLKESQKLAINDAIITARFVRNKVLRYWMDNRGVGKKELYRYNTQIREEFKFVKDLNSHACQASVENVERAIKRFYDNCKKKVPGKKGYPRFKKHSRSVEYKQSGWKLLPDKKFIKFTDKKGIGKVKLKGTWDLWSKNSKLIKRVRIVRRADGYYVQFCVKVDNHEQLEATGFTVGLDVGLKEFYTDSDGYTEPNPRFYRKSEKAIKFSQRRVSRKKKGSANRKKAINRLGRQHLRISRQRNEHAKRLARCVIRSNDLVAYEDIKVKNLVKNHCLAKSINDAGWYQFREWLEYFGEKFGRITVAVNPAYTSQNCSQCGEVVKKSLSTRTHTCKCGCQLDRDHNAAKNILTRALSTVGHTGTFLNARGESTSTLLGSGKD from the coding sequence GTGTTGGTAATGGAGTTCAAGGCTGTCCTTAAAGAGTCTCAAAAATTAGCGATAAATGATGCAATTATAACGGCTCGCTTTGTCCGAAATAAAGTACTTCGGTACTGGATGGATAATCGTGGAGTAGGCAAAAAAGAATTGTACCGTTACAACACCCAAATACGCGAAGAGTTCAAGTTTGTCAAAGACCTGAACAGTCATGCATGTCAAGCCTCAGTTGAAAATGTGGAACGGGCAATAAAGCGGTTCTACGACAACTGCAAGAAAAAGGTGCCTGGGAAAAAGGGTTATCCCCGTTTCAAAAAACATTCTAGGTCAGTTGAATATAAGCAATCGGGTTGGAAATTGTTGCCCGACAAAAAATTCATTAAGTTTACCGATAAGAAAGGGATTGGAAAGGTCAAACTCAAGGGAACCTGGGATTTATGGAGTAAGAATTCAAAATTAATCAAGCGGGTTAGGATAGTCCGTCGAGCTGATGGTTATTATGTCCAATTCTGCGTCAAAGTAGATAATCACGAACAATTAGAAGCGACTGGGTTCACTGTTGGGTTGGACGTGGGACTAAAAGAGTTTTACACCGACTCTGATGGGTACACCGAACCCAATCCTAGATTTTATAGAAAAAGCGAAAAAGCTATCAAGTTTTCTCAGCGTCGAGTTTCCCGGAAAAAGAAAGGCTCTGCCAATAGAAAGAAAGCAATTAATAGGCTAGGGAGACAGCACCTTAGAATAAGTAGGCAACGTAATGAGCACGCTAAGAGACTCGCGCGCTGCGTAATCCGGTCTAACGATCTGGTCGCCTACGAAGATATAAAGGTGAAAAACTTAGTTAAAAACCACTGTCTCGCCAAGTCTATTAATGATGCTGGTTGGTATCAATTCCGGGAATGGTTGGAATATTTTGGTGAAAAGTTTGGTCGAATAACTGTCGCAGTTAATCCTGCTTATACTAGCCAAAATTGTTCCCAGTGCGGCGAGGTTGTGAAAAAGTCACTATCAACTAGGACTCATACCTGTAAATGTGGCTGCCAGCTAGACAGAGACCATAACGCCGCCAAAAATATCTTAACGAGAGCCTTGAGTACGGTGGGGCACACCGGAACTTTTCTCAACGCTCGGGGAGAATCGACCTCTACTCTTCTTGGCTCCGGCAAGGATTAG
- a CDS encoding type II toxin-antitoxin system prevent-host-death family antitoxin, which produces MRYTLVLTSSLFPLTSYLLPLPCSLLPAPCSLKTRNLYLTSSRLAISDIIDLPKSIHKLMFDYEITSPNDAKNNFFKLLDIVAQNNQVYIINRRDGENVALITESDLRSLVETVYLLRTPSNAIRLLDAIEESKTGKIKPQTIEELYSELGIEQEEEEKG; this is translated from the coding sequence ATGAGGTACACATTAGTTTTGACCTCTTCCCTCTTCCCTCTTACCTCTTACCTCTTACCTCTTCCCTGCTCCCTGCTCCCTGCTCCCTGCTCCCTAAAAACTAGAAATTTGTACCTCACAAGTAGTAGACTTGCTATAAGTGATATAATAGATTTACCTAAATCTATACATAAACTGATGTTTGATTACGAGATTACATCTCCAAATGATGCTAAAAATAACTTCTTTAAGTTGTTGGATATAGTTGCACAAAATAATCAGGTATATATCATCAATCGTCGTGATGGGGAGAATGTCGCTTTGATTACAGAATCGGATTTGAGGAGTTTAGTAGAGACGGTTTATCTGTTAAGAACCCCTAGCAATGCAATTCGCCTGCTGGATGCCATTGAGGAGTCTAAGACTGGAAAAATAAAACCTCAAACCATTGAAGAACTTTACTCTGAGTTGGGAATTGAGCAAGAAGAAGAAGAAAAAGGCTGA
- a CDS encoding YbjN domain-containing protein has translation MNDYTENFPLDKELTLNDSSNPLTIPTTSLSLTKQNDQIIECRLTFHVTPELYHRIDTEKLFNLKAEVRAPMNGGNFLPSGDIQIETTLQPDLLPQLLEKASTAEEAANYLLDLCQQPENPLTNKLLNTESWLCLSVKQQQPNGEVGYNTFWNYLNPSTINHPEATSEELSEGIVNFFQEWTQANLAEATQNATSEFLEGITSIFNELVDEKFSDTEEDTTTNQSIFTAIVNFFESDQWQFVNIPETSALRLLFRGENGQWTCYAQAREEQRQFVFYSMCPVKAPENKHLAITEFITRANYGMIMGNFEFDLDDGEIRYKTSIDVQDDNLSLALIKPIVYANVMTMDEYLPGIIAVIESEVEVKEAILRIEG, from the coding sequence ATGAATGATTATACTGAAAACTTCCCTTTAGACAAAGAGTTAACCTTAAATGACTCCTCCAATCCCTTAACCATTCCCACAACTTCCCTATCCCTCACCAAACAAAACGACCAAATCATCGAATGTCGTCTTACCTTCCACGTAACCCCCGAACTTTACCACCGCATCGACACCGAAAAACTATTCAACCTCAAAGCAGAAGTACGGGCACCCATGAATGGTGGTAACTTTCTCCCCAGTGGTGACATCCAAATTGAAACCACTCTCCAACCGGATTTACTGCCACAGCTATTAGAAAAGGCTTCCACCGCAGAAGAAGCTGCTAACTACCTGCTTGACCTTTGTCAACAACCCGAAAACCCCTTAACAAACAAACTACTCAACACCGAAAGCTGGCTATGCTTATCCGTAAAACAGCAACAACCCAACGGTGAAGTCGGTTATAACACCTTCTGGAACTACCTTAATCCTTCCACCATTAACCACCCAGAAGCTACCAGCGAAGAACTTTCAGAAGGAATTGTTAACTTTTTCCAAGAATGGACCCAAGCCAATTTAGCTGAAGCTACCCAAAACGCTACCTCTGAATTTCTTGAGGGAATTACCAGCATTTTCAACGAATTAGTTGATGAAAAATTCTCCGACACAGAAGAAGATACCACCACAAACCAATCAATCTTTACCGCAATAGTTAACTTTTTTGAATCAGACCAATGGCAATTTGTCAATATACCAGAAACATCAGCCTTGCGTCTTTTATTCCGGGGTGAAAATGGACAATGGACTTGCTACGCCCAAGCCAGAGAAGAACAAAGACAATTCGTTTTTTATTCAATGTGCCCCGTTAAGGCTCCAGAAAACAAGCACCTAGCCATCACAGAATTCATCACCCGCGCCAACTATGGCATGATTATGGGTAACTTTGAATTCGATTTAGACGATGGAGAAATCCGTTACAAAACCAGCATTGATGTACAAGATGACAATCTTAGTTTGGCTTTAATTAAACCAATAGTTTATGCTAACGTGATGACAATGGATGAATATTTACCAGGAATTATCGCAGTTATTGAATCAGAGGTGGAAGTCAAAGAAGCAATTTTGCGGATTGAGGGTTAA
- a CDS encoding type I restriction endonuclease — protein sequence MSRLLAIEKTISSFQALHERLGLCRATDESFFSEWQVSSIEILDDDKSFLDRLRQRYHYYYNAGLLTEGTVLLSIVAPLLERLEFHEPPFFVQSEVPISLEVEEHNEVYRGRIDVLVIRDLVWILTVEAKRSKFAADIALPQCLAYMSAAPRQPSFGMVTNGSDFIFCKLKDKVYDFSDAFSLLSRQNKLYEVATILKKLKTNKFSDN from the coding sequence ATGAGTAGACTACTGGCAATCGAGAAAACGATTTCAAGCTTTCAAGCGTTACATGAGCGCTTGGGGTTATGTCGCGCCACTGATGAATCGTTTTTTTCAGAATGGCAGGTATCCTCTATTGAGATATTAGATGATGATAAATCTTTTCTGGACCGTCTCCGGCAGCGATATCATTATTACTACAATGCTGGTCTCTTAACTGAAGGAACGGTGCTTTTATCTATTGTTGCACCACTGCTGGAGCGGTTGGAATTTCATGAGCCTCCGTTTTTTGTACAATCTGAGGTTCCTATCAGTCTGGAGGTGGAAGAACATAATGAAGTTTATCGAGGTCGGATAGATGTATTGGTGATTCGCGATCTTGTTTGGATACTGACTGTAGAAGCTAAACGATCTAAGTTTGCGGCGGATATTGCTTTACCACAGTGTTTAGCCTATATGAGTGCTGCACCACGACAACCAAGCTTTGGTATGGTAACAAATGGCAGCGATTTTATCTTCTGCAAGTTGAAGGATAAAGTATACGATTTTTCTGATGCGTTTTCATTATTGTCTCGGCAAAATAAGCTTTACGAGGTTGCGACTATTCTCAAGAAGTTAAAAACCAACAAATTTTCCGACAACTAG
- a CDS encoding type II toxin-antitoxin system VapC family toxin: MSYLVDTNVLLRLVQKTSPMHPDARKAIFILRRQGVSLCIIPHNLIEFWAVATRQISNNGLGLSIDEASQATDKIKRLFVLYPDTPEILAEWESIVIKHQVKGKQVHDARLVAAMVTHKITHLLTFNIDDFKRFSEII, from the coding sequence ATGAGCTATTTGGTGGATACAAATGTTTTGCTGCGTTTGGTGCAGAAGACTAGCCCGATGCATCCCGATGCTCGAAAAGCGATTTTTATACTTAGAAGACAAGGTGTGTCCTTATGTATTATTCCACATAATCTTATCGAGTTTTGGGCTGTTGCTACACGGCAAATTAGCAATAATGGTTTAGGTTTATCTATTGATGAAGCTTCACAAGCAACAGATAAAATCAAGAGACTATTTGTACTATATCCTGATACTCCTGAGATTTTGGCTGAGTGGGAAAGTATTGTTATTAAACATCAGGTTAAGGGAAAACAAGTACATGATGCTCGTTTAGTTGCTGCGATGGTAACTCATAAAATTACACATTTACTTACATTTAACATTGATGACTTCAAACGTTTTTCTGAGATTATATAG